The following coding sequences are from one Candidatus Cloacimonadota bacterium window:
- a CDS encoding type IV pilus twitching motility protein PilT encodes MKLQELLEFTVKSNASDLHISAGSPPMIRVHGMMKKLNLDKYSEIEAESIIYSVMNDSQRELFKKNLEIDFSSKLSDETRFRVNAFHQINGLAVAFRVIPNEIKGFEELHLPEILRSLSMKNKGLVLLTGPTGSGKSTTLATMVDHINDTKHCHIITIEDPIEFVHRSKNSLINQRELGHDTWSFTNALRSALREDPDVILVGEMRDLETVSLALTAAETGHLVLATLHTSSATKSIDRIIDMFPKEQQAQIRSMLSESLEAVIAQKLLPLKGGGGRVPAMEIMVANAAVRNLIREEKTYQISSLIQSGTKEGMQTLDQSLYNHVMNNLIERSVAKQVADNPKTFATGVGF; translated from the coding sequence TTGAAATTGCAAGAATTATTAGAATTTACTGTTAAATCCAATGCTTCTGATTTACATATTAGTGCCGGATCACCTCCAATGATTAGAGTTCATGGGATGATGAAAAAGCTCAATCTGGATAAATATTCTGAAATAGAAGCAGAAAGCATAATCTATAGTGTAATGAATGATTCTCAACGGGAATTATTTAAGAAAAATCTTGAAATTGACTTTTCATCCAAACTATCAGATGAAACAAGATTTCGGGTGAATGCCTTTCATCAGATTAATGGATTGGCAGTTGCATTTCGAGTAATTCCAAATGAAATTAAAGGATTCGAAGAGCTCCATCTTCCCGAGATACTCAGATCACTTTCAATGAAAAATAAAGGGCTGGTTCTTTTAACTGGTCCTACCGGAAGCGGAAAATCAACAACTCTGGCAACAATGGTAGATCACATCAACGATACAAAGCATTGCCATATCATTACAATCGAAGACCCGATAGAATTCGTGCATAGAAGTAAGAATTCACTAATTAATCAGCGTGAGTTGGGTCATGACACCTGGTCATTTACTAATGCCTTGCGATCGGCACTCCGTGAAGATCCCGATGTGATTCTGGTTGGAGAAATGCGTGATTTGGAGACAGTTTCATTGGCTCTTACGGCTGCTGAAACCGGTCATCTCGTTCTTGCCACACTTCATACGAGCAGTGCAACAAAATCTATTGACCGTATTATTGATATGTTTCCTAAAGAACAGCAAGCGCAGATTCGATCTATGCTTTCAGAATCCCTCGAAGCGGTTATTGCCCAAAAATTATTACCCCTAAAAGGTGGCGGTGGCAGAGTTCCCGCTATGGAAATTATGGTAGCCAATGCAGCTGTTCGAAATCTTATTAGAGAAGAAAAGACCTATCAAATTTCATCTCTGATTCAATCGGGAACAAAAGAAGGTATGCAGACTCTGGACCAATCGCTATATAATCATGTGATGAACAATCTTATTGAAAGATCAGTTGCTAAACAAGTTGCCGATAATCCCAAAACATTTGCTACGGGAGTGGGATTTTGA